From a region of the Schistocerca nitens isolate TAMUIC-IGC-003100 chromosome 8, iqSchNite1.1, whole genome shotgun sequence genome:
- the LOC126198843 gene encoding speckle-type POZ protein B-like isoform X2, with protein MSSPETEQRGATVYLGSLLDADQGMVELVSGNTRLVAHRAVVAARSPVLASMLDNGSDQLTIPDVEGPVLAMLVSYMYAFRLSGLGGMGPQLLAAADQYKVVGLRAACEQLMAAENTAD; from the coding sequence ATGTCATCTCCAGAGACGGAACAGAGGGGGGCAACTGTGTACCTGGGCTCCCTGCTGGACGCAGACCAGGGCATGGTGGAGCTGGTGTCTGGTAACACGCGGCTGGTGGCACACAGGGCTGTCGTGGCGGCCAGGAGCCCCGTCTTAGCCTCAATGCTGGACAACGGCAGTGACCAGCTCACCATCCCGGATGTGGAGGGCCCCGTGCTGGCAATGCTGGTGTCCTACATGTACGCCTTCAGGCTCTCTGGACTGGGCGGAATGGGTCCCCAGTTACTGGCCGCCGCTGACCAGTACAAAGTGGTTGGCCTGAGGGCTGCATGTGAACAGCTCATGGCCGCAGAGAACACAGCTGACTGA